One window of the Xiphophorus couchianus chromosome 12, X_couchianus-1.0, whole genome shotgun sequence genome contains the following:
- the LOC114155218 gene encoding gamma-glutamyl hydrolase isoform X1, translating to MCSKTDITCKAGHSSLPLSDCIRLYFYIYITMPANLNQETLNDRPVIGVLTQMVSDDVMKPFGETYIPDSYVNYIESGGSRVMPIRLTLSTAEYESIFKKINGLFLIGGAVDLTTSDFARVAKIFYKLALTANDAGDFFPIWGTCLGMQLLTVLVAEENLLSATPARNEALPLNLTTEAHSSRMFQGFSKELIKALTEEPLTGNFHNYGLTVEAFQKNEKLSGFFSLLSTNVAENGAHFVSTIEGKRYPFYGVQWHPEVNRFQWNRKFSFPHSSHAVRLSSQIAEFFINEGRKSFHHFDSPEEEDASLIYKFTPVYTSNFTAYEKVYFF from the exons ATGTGCAGTAAAACAGACATCACATGCAAAGCAGGGCATTCCTCACTTCCCCTTTCTGACTGTATCCGCCTCTACTTCTACATATATATAA CCATGCCTGCTAATCTCAACCAGGAGACGCTGAACGACAGACCGGTGATTG GTGTTTTGACTCAGATGGTCTCAGATGATGTCATGAAACCTTTTGGAGAAACATACATACCCGACTCTTACGTCAACTACATCGAGTCAGGGGGAAGCAGGGTGATGCCGATTAG ATTGACTCTTTCTACTGCGGAGTATGAAAGCATCTTCAAGAAGATAAATGG CCTGTTTCTCATTGGTGGAGCCGTAGATTTGACAACCTCAGACTTTGCCAGGGTGGCCAAGATTTTTTATAAACTCGCTCTGACG GCCAATGATGCAGGGGATTTCTTCCCCATCTGGGGAACCTGTCTGGGCATGCAGCTGCTCACTGTGCTGGTGGCCGAAGAGAATCTGCTCTCAGCAACTCCAGCTAGAAATGAGGCTTTGCCCCTCAACCTAACCACAG AAGCCCACTCCAGCAGGATGTTCCAAGGTTTTTCTAAAGAGCTAATAAAGGCTTTGACAGAAGAACCTCTGACTGGCAATTTTCACAATTATGGCCTGACAGTAGAG GCTTTCCAGAAAAACGAGAAGTTGAGCGGTTTCTTCTCCCTGCTGTCAACGAACGTTGCTGAAAATGGAGCTCACTTCGTCTCCACCATTGAAG GCAAAAGGTATCCGTTCTACGGAGTGCAGTGGCATCCCGAGGTGAACCGCTTTCAGTGGAACAGAAAGTTTAGCTTTCCTCACTCCAGTCATGCTGTTCGGTTGTCGTCGCAGATAGCCGAGTTTTTTATCAATGAAG GACGGAAGAGTTTCCATCATTTTGACTCTCCTGAGGAGGAAGACGCCTCATTGATCTACAAGTTCACTCCTGTCTACACTTCAAACTTTACTGCCTACGAGAAGGTCTATTTCTTCTAA
- the nmrk1 gene encoding nicotinamide riboside kinase 1 — translation MKTLIVGVGGVTNGGKSTLSQFLHQKIHNSCIIAQDTYFKDDCVVPVDSNGFKQYDTLDALHMEKMMKEVYCWRKDPHDFLRRRGLIAKDASTDDELYVLIVEGFLIFNHRPLNEMFDMRYFLEIPYDICKKRRSMRVYAPPDPPNYFDGYVWPMYIQNRKEMEIITSEIVFLDGLKPKDEVLAAVYEDIRQEIARLQGQS, via the exons ATGAAGACTTTAATTGTTGGAGTTGGCGG TGTGACCAATGGAGGAAAATCTACCCTCTCCCAATTTCTTCACCAGAAAATACACAACAGCTGCATCATTGCTCAGGATACGTATTTTAAA GATGACTGTGTTGTACCAGTGGACAGTAACGGCTTCAAGCAATATGACA CGCTTGATGCTCTTCACATGGAGAAGATGATGAAGGAGGTTTACTGTTGGAGAAAAGACCCTCATGACTTCCTGAGGCGGCGAGGCCTGATAGCCAAAGATGCATCCACTGATGACGAACTTTACGTTCTGATAGTGGAAGGTTTCCTCATTTTCAACCACAG GCCTTTAAATGAGATGTTTGACATGAGATATTTTTTGGAAATACCTTATGACATCTGTAAGAAGAGACGGAG TATGAGGGTGTATGCACCTCCAGACCCTCCAAATTACTTTGATGGATACGTGTGGCCAATGTACATTCAAAACCGCAAGGAGATGGAGATAATCACTTCAGAAATTG tttttctggaTGGTCTGAAGCCAAAGGATGAGGTTTTAGCTGCTGTTTATGAAGACATTCGTCAGGAAATAGCCAGACTCCAGG gacAAAGCTGA
- the LOC114155218 gene encoding gamma-glutamyl hydrolase isoform X2, which translates to MPANLNQETLNDRPVIGVLTQMVSDDVMKPFGETYIPDSYVNYIESGGSRVMPIRLTLSTAEYESIFKKINGLFLIGGAVDLTTSDFARVAKIFYKLALTANDAGDFFPIWGTCLGMQLLTVLVAEENLLSATPARNEALPLNLTTEAHSSRMFQGFSKELIKALTEEPLTGNFHNYGLTVEAFQKNEKLSGFFSLLSTNVAENGAHFVSTIEGKRYPFYGVQWHPEVNRFQWNRKFSFPHSSHAVRLSSQIAEFFINEGRKSFHHFDSPEEEDASLIYKFTPVYTSNFTAYEKVYFF; encoded by the exons ATGCCTGCTAATCTCAACCAGGAGACGCTGAACGACAGACCGGTGATTG GTGTTTTGACTCAGATGGTCTCAGATGATGTCATGAAACCTTTTGGAGAAACATACATACCCGACTCTTACGTCAACTACATCGAGTCAGGGGGAAGCAGGGTGATGCCGATTAG ATTGACTCTTTCTACTGCGGAGTATGAAAGCATCTTCAAGAAGATAAATGG CCTGTTTCTCATTGGTGGAGCCGTAGATTTGACAACCTCAGACTTTGCCAGGGTGGCCAAGATTTTTTATAAACTCGCTCTGACG GCCAATGATGCAGGGGATTTCTTCCCCATCTGGGGAACCTGTCTGGGCATGCAGCTGCTCACTGTGCTGGTGGCCGAAGAGAATCTGCTCTCAGCAACTCCAGCTAGAAATGAGGCTTTGCCCCTCAACCTAACCACAG AAGCCCACTCCAGCAGGATGTTCCAAGGTTTTTCTAAAGAGCTAATAAAGGCTTTGACAGAAGAACCTCTGACTGGCAATTTTCACAATTATGGCCTGACAGTAGAG GCTTTCCAGAAAAACGAGAAGTTGAGCGGTTTCTTCTCCCTGCTGTCAACGAACGTTGCTGAAAATGGAGCTCACTTCGTCTCCACCATTGAAG GCAAAAGGTATCCGTTCTACGGAGTGCAGTGGCATCCCGAGGTGAACCGCTTTCAGTGGAACAGAAAGTTTAGCTTTCCTCACTCCAGTCATGCTGTTCGGTTGTCGTCGCAGATAGCCGAGTTTTTTATCAATGAAG GACGGAAGAGTTTCCATCATTTTGACTCTCCTGAGGAGGAAGACGCCTCATTGATCTACAAGTTCACTCCTGTCTACACTTCAAACTTTACTGCCTACGAGAAGGTCTATTTCTTCTAA